A portion of the Arcobacter arenosus genome contains these proteins:
- a CDS encoding adenosylcobinamide-GDP ribazoletransferase: protein MSKINDIKLGLKFSVSYFSILPINFKENDDLSKKDILNYMLFFFPFVGFILGLITLTILNLTTNLAWISSIIAAVVYMVLYGFLHTEAILDVVDAIYAKHSNKDAYEVIKDPTVGAMGVLYSVVFVILKISFLVFLFKNHYEFHLLVVLMLSRLMVLYNIKLFDFKSYFVETLKKSLSSNCLIFSTIFVSILSIFIIGFKFLWILILSFIFLIVVTNFLKNKLGFLNGDTIGATLELNELFMLFTILIFFV, encoded by the coding sequence ATGAGTAAAATAAATGATATAAAATTAGGTCTTAAATTTTCAGTTAGCTATTTCTCTATATTACCTATAAATTTTAAAGAAAATGATGATTTATCAAAAAAAGATATATTAAATTATATGCTTTTTTTCTTTCCTTTTGTTGGTTTTATTTTAGGATTGATAACTCTAACAATTCTAAATTTAACCACCAATCTTGCTTGGATAAGTAGTATAATTGCTGCTGTTGTATATATGGTTCTTTATGGTTTTTTACATACTGAAGCAATACTTGATGTAGTTGATGCAATATATGCCAAGCATTCAAATAAAGATGCCTATGAAGTTATAAAAGACCCAACAGTTGGAGCAATGGGAGTTTTATATTCTGTGGTTTTTGTAATATTAAAAATATCTTTTTTAGTCTTTTTATTTAAAAATCATTATGAATTTCATCTTTTAGTAGTATTAATGTTAAGTCGTTTAATGGTTTTATATAATATAAAACTATTTGATTTTAAATCATATTTTGTAGAAACTTTAAAAAAATCATTGAGCTCGAATTGTTTGATTTTTTCAACTATTTTTGTATCTATCTTATCTATTTTTATTATTGGTTTTAAATTTTTATGGATTCTTATACTTTCTTTTATTTTCTTAATTGTTGTTACAAACTTTTTGAAAAATAAACTTGGATTTTTAAATGGGGACACAATAGGAGCAACCTTGGAATTAAATGAATTGTTTATGTTGTTTACTATATTAATATTTTTTGTATGA
- a CDS encoding histidine phosphatase family protein, whose translation MITLLRHAPLPIKYQKRYIGHSDINIDYSLIDKEKIKKLSNINYDLLYSSDLIRCQKTLKLITTKDFIMSEQLREVKFKSFIEEKNFEEISKLTIYDEKYLESEYLWHSFICDETKSEFQNRLINFINNLPKNKNILICTHAGVIKELAFFFKKEQINTIDYLETYSFDL comes from the coding sequence ATGATTACATTACTTAGACATGCTCCATTACCAATAAAATATCAAAAAAGATATATTGGACATTCGGATATTAATATAGATTATTCTTTAATTGATAAAGAAAAAATTAAAAAATTATCTAATATAAATTATGACTTACTTTATTCATCAGATTTAATACGATGTCAAAAAACTTTAAAACTCATTACAACAAAAGATTTTATTATGAGTGAACAGTTAAGGGAAGTAAAATTTAAATCTTTTATTGAAGAAAAAAATTTTGAAGAGATATCAAAACTTACAATTTATGATGAAAAATATCTTGAATCTGAGTATTTATGGCATTCTTTTATTTGTGATGAAACAAAAAGCGAGTTTCAAAATAGATTAATAAATTTTATAAATAATCTTCCTAAAAATAAAAACATATTAATATGCACCCATGCGGGTGTTATAAAAGAATTAGCTTTTTTTTTTAAAAAAGAACAAATAAACACTATAGATTATTTAGAAACTTATAGTTTTGATTTATAA
- a CDS encoding malate dehydrogenase: MAKKTIIDLKLKNFSYEQNNQTIKLLSFNTSNMTLDVSIFEKGEHLKNSKIVFAHLPKSLKAKIKPL; encoded by the coding sequence ATGGCTAAAAAAACAATTATTGACTTGAAACTTAAAAATTTCTCGTATGAACAAAACAATCAAACAATTAAATTACTATCTTTTAATACCTCAAATATGACTCTGGACGTTAGTATATTTGAAAAAGGAGAACATTTGAAAAACAGTAAAATTGTATTTGCTCATTTGCCAAAAAGTTTAAAAGCAAAAATCAAACCATTATAA
- a CDS encoding SLAC1 anion channel family protein: MGQKEHITAIPSNRLQYFPVMMFAVVMGFSGLTLVIGKLQHELFFPHFIVSFFIFLTTSLFFVISFFYLKKLITYKEEVKKEFTHPIRINFFAAISISMLLLGLIYKNSIAELSHIFFILGASLHLFLTFYTIKYWINNNLEIQHSNPAWFIPIVGNIIVPIVGKGFVGDSILYFFFSIGIFFWIVLFAIILNRIIFHNQFAPKFMPTLFILIAPPAIGFISYIKLEGNLDFFAHMLYSLGLFFTILVFVMYKNYIKIKFFISWWAFTFPMAAISLATILMFELTNNWIYAMLSYFLAMVTIFVVFLVAKETIIHMFKKEICILE; this comes from the coding sequence ATGGGTCAAAAAGAACATATTACAGCAATACCCTCAAATAGATTACAGTATTTCCCCGTTATGATGTTTGCAGTTGTTATGGGGTTTTCAGGATTAACATTAGTTATTGGAAAGTTACAACATGAACTATTCTTTCCTCACTTTATTGTTTCATTTTTCATATTTTTAACAACATCTTTATTTTTTGTAATTTCATTTTTTTATTTAAAAAAACTTATTACTTATAAAGAAGAGGTTAAAAAAGAGTTCACACATCCAATTAGAATCAATTTTTTTGCAGCAATATCAATCTCAATGCTTTTGTTAGGACTTATATATAAAAATTCAATTGCTGAATTATCACATATATTTTTTATTTTAGGTGCTTCTTTACACTTGTTTTTAACATTTTACACAATTAAGTATTGGATTAACAATAATCTTGAAATACAACACTCTAATCCTGCTTGGTTTATACCAATTGTTGGAAATATTATTGTTCCAATTGTAGGAAAAGGATTTGTTGGGGATTCTATTTTATATTTTTTCTTTTCAATTGGTATTTTCTTTTGGATTGTATTATTTGCAATTATTTTAAATAGAATTATTTTTCATAATCAATTTGCACCAAAATTTATGCCAACACTATTTATTTTAATAGCACCACCTGCTATTGGTTTTATCTCATATATAAAACTTGAAGGAAATTTAGACTTTTTTGCACATATGCTTTATAGTTTAGGTTTATTTTTTACTATTTTAGTATTTGTAATGTACAAAAACTACATTAAGATTAAGTTTTTTATCTCTTGGTGGGCCTTTACCTTTCCTATGGCAGCTATTTCATTAGCTACTATTTTAATGTTCGAACTTACAAATAATTGGATATATGCAATGTTGTCTTATTTTTTAGCAATGGTTACAATATTTGTGGTATTTTTAGTTGCAAAGGAGACAATAATCCATATGTTCAAAAAAGAGATATGTATTTTAGAATAA
- a CDS encoding aldo/keto reductase has translation MKYNYIGKSGLRVTPICLGTMTFGSTTDKKEAFEIMDKAYDRGINFYDTAELYPVPPKASYEGTTEKIVGEWLKTKPRESVIIASKISGAASGWFVPPTRHGLTAIDSFHIKRAIEGSLKRLDTDYIDLYQMHWPDTVVPIEESMRAFDDLVKEGKVRYLGTSNDTAYGLTKANEISKYEKLARFESIQNNFSLNNPRFLDELANVCRRENISLLPYSPIGGGVLSGKYNGGLYPEDSRFGIYMANKNPRVQAMANRFVNEKTLETTKKYMDLAKEYGISPVTLAVAYSKHFDFVASTIIGARKLSQLDESLAALNFEIDNELMSKIEEVQKEILYPMG, from the coding sequence TTGAAATATAATTATATTGGAAAAAGTGGACTTAGAGTAACTCCTATTTGCTTAGGAACTATGACTTTTGGGTCAACTACAGATAAAAAAGAAGCTTTTGAAATTATGGATAAAGCTTATGATAGAGGAATAAATTTTTACGATACGGCGGAACTTTATCCTGTTCCACCTAAAGCTTCATATGAAGGAACTACTGAAAAAATAGTAGGTGAATGGCTTAAAACAAAACCTAGAGAGTCTGTTATTATAGCCTCAAAAATATCTGGTGCTGCTTCTGGATGGTTTGTACCACCAACAAGACATGGTCTTACTGCAATTGACTCATTTCATATTAAAAGGGCAATAGAAGGAAGCTTAAAAAGATTAGATACAGATTATATCGATCTTTATCAAATGCATTGGCCTGATACTGTTGTTCCAATAGAAGAGAGCATGAGAGCCTTTGATGATTTAGTTAAAGAGGGAAAGGTTAGATACCTAGGAACCTCAAATGATACTGCCTATGGACTTACAAAAGCAAATGAGATATCAAAATATGAAAAATTAGCTAGATTTGAGTCTATTCAAAATAATTTTTCGTTAAATAACCCTAGATTTTTAGATGAACTAGCAAATGTTTGTAGAAGAGAAAATATCTCTTTACTTCCTTATTCTCCAATAGGAGGAGGGGTATTATCGGGGAAATATAATGGTGGTTTATATCCTGAAGATTCAAGATTTGGTATTTATATGGCAAATAAAAATCCAAGAGTTCAAGCTATGGCAAATAGATTTGTAAATGAAAAAACTCTAGAAACAACAAAAAAATATATGGACCTTGCAAAAGAGTATGGAATTTCACCAGTAACATTAGCCGTTGCTTATTCTAAACACTTTGATTTTGTAGCTTCTACAATAATTGGTGCTAGAAAATTATCTCAACTTGATGAATCATTAGCTGCTTTAAATTTTGAAATTGATAACGAGTTAATGTCAAAAATTGAAGAGGTTCAAAAAGAGATTTTATATCCTATGGGATAA
- a CDS encoding YbgC/FadM family acyl-CoA thioesterase gives MKIRVYYEDTDIGGVVYYANYLKFCERARSEIFFKKGASPHNDNQFFVVKKVEADYIKSAIFADELEVTTKLLSKKAASLEVFHEIYRADELIFTAKIKLAYLKDYKPTKIPKEILEFFSSI, from the coding sequence ATGAAAATAAGAGTATATTATGAAGATACAGATATTGGTGGAGTTGTATATTATGCAAACTATTTAAAATTTTGCGAGAGGGCAAGAAGTGAAATATTTTTCAAAAAAGGTGCCTCTCCTCACAATGATAATCAATTTTTTGTTGTAAAAAAAGTTGAAGCTGATTATATAAAATCAGCAATATTCGCAGATGAATTAGAAGTAACAACTAAACTTTTATCAAAAAAAGCTGCTTCATTAGAGGTTTTTCATGAGATTTATAGAGCAGATGAGTTAATTTTTACAGCAAAAATCAAACTTGCATACCTAAAAGATTATAAGCCTACAAAAATACCAAAAGAAATTTTAGAATTTTTTAGCTCAATATAA
- a CDS encoding GGDEF domain-containing protein — MGKFVIACIESDVEILDSLYNKISRIVDSDYIIESYVNAEQALISCYNYIISGNEILIAIIGDNRSNMTLDDFIVELHKNSPNTKNILFKDVCNVSTLERIINEATIYQMIPRKFERIDFELIILEAIKQNAQDRRLKDYQKVLESAVEKRTRELNDINVKLEILATTDSLCGVNNRRAFYESSAPMIKYTRREGKKLAVLMIDIDKFKMINDIYGHNIGDEIIKLMASKTENTLRKSDIFGRLGGEEFAAVLPNTSERGALKAAENIRFEIENSEYITQKNEKIRFTVSIGVAILNSDDLDLESILHRADLALYDAKRNGRNKVVLFKDGSEQEN, encoded by the coding sequence ATGGGTAAATTTGTAATAGCATGTATTGAAAGTGATGTTGAGATTTTAGACTCTTTATATAATAAAATTTCAAGAATTGTTGATAGTGATTATATAATTGAAAGTTATGTAAATGCAGAGCAGGCACTAATAAGCTGTTATAATTATATCATTTCAGGTAATGAAATATTAATTGCAATAATAGGTGATAATAGATCTAATATGACTTTAGATGATTTTATTGTCGAATTACATAAAAACTCTCCTAATACAAAAAATATACTTTTTAAAGATGTATGTAATGTATCAACTTTAGAAAGAATAATCAATGAAGCTACAATTTATCAGATGATTCCAAGAAAATTTGAAAGAATCGATTTTGAACTTATAATTTTAGAAGCAATCAAACAAAATGCCCAAGATAGAAGACTTAAAGATTATCAGAAAGTTTTAGAAAGTGCCGTTGAAAAAAGAACTAGAGAACTTAATGATATTAATGTAAAACTTGAAATTTTAGCTACTACTGACTCTTTATGTGGTGTAAATAACAGAAGAGCTTTTTATGAATCATCAGCTCCTATGATTAAATACACAAGAAGAGAAGGTAAAAAACTTGCAGTTTTAATGATAGATATTGATAAGTTCAAAATGATAAATGATATTTATGGACATAATATTGGTGATGAAATCATTAAACTTATGGCTTCTAAAACAGAAAATACTTTAAGAAAATCTGATATTTTTGGTAGATTAGGTGGTGAAGAGTTTGCTGCTGTTTTACCTAATACCTCTGAAAGGGGTGCTTTAAAGGCAGCGGAAAATATAAGATTTGAAATTGAGAATTCTGAATATATTACACAAAAAAACGAGAAGATTAGATTTACAGTTAGTATTGGAGTAGCAATATTAAATTCTGATGATTTAGATTTAGAATCAATATTACATAGAGCAGATTTAGCACTTTATGACGCAAAAAGAAATGGAAGAAATAAAGTTGTTTTATTTAAAGATGGTTCAGAACAAGAAAACTAA
- a CDS encoding M48 family metallopeptidase has translation MLEIFVLGYCLYFFLTIYTSFMQIGFVKNAKKLQPIILDNEKYEVAANYSIEKEKISIVSSFYSFLIFIFWISYGLNILDSLVSFESTILKAVVFVNLFIIINWILGLPFDLYSTFKLDKKYGFSNMTPALFIKDTLKTGILFLVFGSAVIAIISWIISTLSSWWIWGFVFIFAVIIAINMLYPVIRDKMFDKFEPLKDKELEAKIEKLLDEVGFKSSGVFSVDASKRDNRLNAYFGGLGSTKRVVLFDTLIEKLSHNELLAVLGHELGHFKNGDIVKNIGIMGFVMFVFFAIFGNLSEEIFLGLKLQNESYAIITVFLIFSPILSFFLMPLISLISRYNEYAADEFGSNMQSKEDLISALLKLANENKSFPLSHPIYIFFYYSHPPLVERFKELGYDVHQNNNDDALKDSIFNLKTHG, from the coding sequence GTGCTAGAAATATTTGTTTTGGGCTATTGCCTATATTTTTTTCTAACAATATACACATCATTTATGCAAATAGGATTTGTTAAAAATGCAAAGAAACTTCAACCAATTATATTAGATAATGAAAAATATGAAGTTGCTGCAAATTACTCAATTGAAAAAGAGAAAATTTCTATTGTTTCATCTTTTTATAGTTTTTTAATTTTCATATTTTGGATTAGCTATGGTCTTAATATATTAGATTCTTTAGTTAGTTTTGAATCAACTATTTTAAAAGCTGTAGTTTTTGTAAATCTATTTATCATTATTAATTGGATATTGGGTTTACCTTTTGATTTATATTCAACTTTTAAACTTGATAAAAAATATGGTTTTTCTAATATGACACCAGCTTTATTTATTAAAGATACACTAAAAACAGGGATTTTGTTTTTAGTATTTGGTTCTGCTGTTATTGCAATTATTTCATGGATTATTAGTACTTTAAGTTCATGGTGGATTTGGGGATTTGTTTTTATTTTTGCAGTTATTATTGCTATAAATATGTTATATCCTGTAATTAGAGACAAGATGTTTGATAAATTTGAACCTTTAAAAGATAAAGAATTAGAAGCAAAAATCGAAAAACTTTTAGATGAAGTTGGTTTTAAAAGTTCTGGAGTTTTTTCTGTTGATGCAAGTAAAAGAGACAATAGATTAAATGCTTATTTTGGTGGTTTAGGAAGTACAAAAAGAGTAGTTTTATTTGATACATTAATCGAAAAACTTTCTCATAATGAATTACTTGCTGTTTTAGGTCATGAGTTAGGACACTTTAAAAATGGTGATATTGTTAAAAATATAGGAATAATGGGATTTGTAATGTTTGTATTTTTCGCAATTTTTGGAAATTTAAGTGAAGAGATATTTTTAGGATTAAAGCTACAAAATGAATCATATGCGATAATTACTGTATTTTTAATCTTTTCTCCAATTTTATCATTTTTCTTAATGCCTTTAATTTCATTGATTAGTAGATATAATGAATACGCAGCAGATGAATTTGGGTCAAATATGCAATCAAAAGAAGATTTAATAAGTGCACTTTTAAAACTTGCAAATGAAAATAAATCATTTCCTCTTTCTCACCCAATTTATATATTTTTCTACTACTCTCATCCACCTTTAGTGGAAAGATTTAAAGAATTAGGTTATGACGTTCATCAAAACAATAATGACGATGCTCTAAAAGATAGTATTTTTAATTTAAAAACTCATGGATAA
- the rmuC gene encoding DNA recombination protein RmuC, translating into MDNLNILAIVSALFGLILGGLIVWLILRQKINLLEEKLIFSEASISKLENDLIFQKDSNIEKAELLESKFLDNLEFERSKSNLQQEQLRNEFAIKEENLKEKIELLENSKESLKQEFQNLANKLFEENTKKSNTNLNQILTPFKEQLNMFGKRVNDIYSEETKQRTSLLTEIKNLKDLNNQISQDAINLTKALKGENKTQGDWGELILSKILEQTGLREGIEYTTQGSFTDNDGKRLRPDVIVHLPANKDIVIDSKVSLNAYLKFTESNNEVERELAAKELIKSIYTHIKGLSVKSYENIDAVKTLDFVLMFIPIEGAFMLAASKDNNLFKTAFENNIMLVSPSTLFATLRTVENIWRYEHQNENALIISKKAADLYDKFASFVNDIETIGININRTQKAYDDAMKKLSLGKGNLLRRSEEFIELGVKAKKKIDTTKLLDE; encoded by the coding sequence ATGGATAACTTAAATATATTAGCTATAGTTTCAGCTCTTTTTGGGCTGATTCTAGGTGGATTAATTGTTTGGTTAATTTTAAGACAAAAAATAAATCTTTTAGAAGAAAAACTTATTTTTAGTGAAGCCTCAATTTCAAAATTAGAAAATGACTTAATTTTTCAAAAAGATTCAAATATTGAAAAAGCAGAATTGCTAGAGTCTAAATTTTTAGATAATTTGGAGTTTGAAAGAAGTAAATCAAATCTTCAACAAGAGCAATTAAGAAATGAGTTTGCAATAAAAGAGGAAAACTTAAAAGAAAAAATTGAACTTTTGGAAAACTCTAAAGAGAGTTTAAAACAAGAATTTCAAAACTTAGCAAATAAACTTTTTGAAGAGAATACAAAAAAATCCAATACCAATTTAAATCAAATATTAACTCCTTTTAAAGAACAGTTAAATATGTTTGGAAAAAGAGTAAATGATATTTACAGTGAAGAAACAAAACAAAGAACTTCACTTTTAACAGAAATAAAGAACTTAAAAGATTTAAACAATCAAATCTCACAAGATGCTATTAACTTAACCAAAGCATTAAAAGGTGAGAATAAAACTCAAGGTGATTGGGGAGAATTGATTCTTTCTAAAATTCTTGAACAAACAGGACTTAGAGAAGGTATTGAATATACTACACAAGGCTCTTTCACTGACAATGATGGTAAAAGATTAAGACCTGATGTTATTGTACATTTACCAGCTAATAAAGATATAGTTATTGACTCAAAAGTTAGTTTAAATGCATATTTAAAATTTACAGAGTCCAATAATGAAGTTGAAAGAGAATTGGCTGCAAAAGAGTTGATAAAATCAATTTATACACATATAAAAGGTCTAAGTGTAAAAAGCTATGAAAATATTGATGCTGTTAAGACTTTAGACTTTGTATTGATGTTTATTCCAATTGAGGGTGCTTTTATGCTTGCAGCATCAAAAGATAATAACCTTTTTAAAACAGCTTTCGAAAACAATATTATGCTAGTTTCCCCTTCAACACTTTTTGCAACACTTAGAACAGTTGAAAATATTTGGAGATATGAACATCAAAATGAAAATGCATTAATAATTTCAAAAAAAGCTGCGGATTTATACGATAAATTTGCAAGTTTTGTAAATGATATAGAAACAATTGGAATAAATATTAATAGAACACAAAAAGCTTATGATGATGCAATGAAAAAATTAAGTTTAGGGAAAGGTAATCTACTTAGACGAAGTGAAGAGTTTATAGAACTTGGTGTAAAAGCAAAAAAGAAAATTGATACAACAAAGCTACTTGATGAATAG
- a CDS encoding DUF922 domain-containing protein has translation MNRFFFFSILFCSILNANPIIKKHFSYYDIYPINKHKLEDSMDETSPIYNNGNVRHGTVNWKIKYFYKTVRKNGICSIAEAKTKVDITYYVPKLASNYTLPDGTRTVFQRYYNILKNYLDKHTSFALDAALEIEEQLPKVEKVSNDCNIVKQNAKNLAKSILKKYKKKNKDFEIRTYEGFLEGVRKENLL, from the coding sequence ATGAATAGATTTTTTTTCTTTAGTATATTGTTTTGTTCTATTTTAAATGCAAATCCAATTATAAAAAAACATTTTAGTTACTATGATATATACCCTATAAATAAACATAAACTTGAAGATAGTATGGATGAAACTTCTCCTATATATAATAATGGGAATGTAAGACATGGTACAGTTAACTGGAAAATTAAATATTTTTATAAAACAGTTAGAAAAAATGGTATTTGTTCTATTGCTGAGGCTAAAACAAAAGTAGATATAACATATTATGTACCTAAACTTGCAAGTAACTATACACTCCCAGATGGCACAAGAACAGTTTTTCAAAGATATTATAATATTTTAAAAAACTACTTGGATAAGCACACCTCTTTTGCTCTTGATGCAGCTTTAGAAATAGAAGAACAATTGCCTAAGGTAGAAAAAGTTAGTAACGATTGTAATATAGTAAAACAAAACGCAAAAAATCTTGCAAAATCAATTTTAAAAAAGTACAAAAAGAAAAATAAAGATTTTGAAATAAGAACATATGAAGGATTCTTAGAGGGTGTTAGAAAAGAAAACCTTCTATAA
- a CDS encoding DMT family transporter: protein MNKRFFYIMMIFSMVFWGASWVNVKFLTNYINAYEVVFFRMGISILAMIPVMIYLKQDFRLNLKSSALILIASLILLLYSIMFFLGVKNGTAGLGGALVTTLIPINTFVILALWHKKTISLKHSFALILGGFGVITMLNIWQFDINEIFSIQNIYFLLASILWPLLTITSSKASNISPFVFTFYVYTITTIIVGVFFIDFNIITKIVNFDYIFWINLISISLLSTTFATSFYFVGTEKLGTKKVSSFIFLVPSSALILSAIFLNEKVSFNTLLGTICAVIAIYILNDLKIRTFFK, encoded by the coding sequence ATGAATAAAAGATTTTTTTATATTATGATGATTTTCTCAATGGTATTTTGGGGTGCATCTTGGGTAAATGTTAAGTTTTTGACAAATTATATAAATGCTTACGAAGTAGTATTTTTCAGAATGGGAATTTCAATTTTAGCAATGATTCCTGTAATGATTTACTTAAAACAAGATTTTAGACTAAATCTAAAATCAAGTGCTTTAATACTTATAGCTTCATTGATACTACTTTTATACTCAATAATGTTTTTCCTTGGTGTAAAAAATGGTACAGCTGGGCTTGGTGGAGCTTTAGTAACTACTTTAATCCCAATTAATACTTTTGTAATATTGGCACTTTGGCATAAAAAAACAATATCCCTAAAACACTCATTTGCTCTAATTCTTGGTGGTTTTGGAGTTATAACTATGTTAAATATTTGGCAATTTGATATTAATGAAATTTTTTCGATACAAAACATATATTTTCTTTTAGCTTCAATTCTTTGGCCTTTACTAACAATTACAAGTTCAAAAGCAAGTAACATCTCACCTTTTGTATTTACCTTTTATGTATATACAATAACAACAATTATAGTAGGTGTTTTTTTCATTGATTTTAATATAATTACTAAAATAGTTAATTTTGATTATATATTCTGGATTAATCTTATTAGTATTAGTTTACTTTCAACAACTTTTGCTACATCTTTTTATTTTGTTGGAACTGAAAAACTTGGAACAAAAAAAGTTAGTTCATTTATATTTTTAGTACCCTCTTCTGCGTTGATTTTAAGTGCGATTTTTTTAAATGAAAAAGTTAGTTTTAATACATTACTTGGAACTATTTGTGCTGTTATAGCTATTTATATATTAAATGATTTAAAAATAAGAACCTTCTTTAAATAA
- a CDS encoding DMT family transporter, whose amino-acid sequence MTTQRVYILLALCVLFWSGNFILGRFVSSNIQPLELAFFRWLFVLLLTSPLLFFLDLKKIIKVYKENFLFLTLCSFLGITLFNTFLYIALNFTTATNALLINSIIPILILVFSFLILKTRISKIQTFGILLSTFGVIFLILKGDISSILDLSFSKGDLWVVASSIVWATYSTIIKLKPKELNHIELFLTIIYVGFILLLPWYFYQDYTIEREISILKENWHFFLYVSFFASLLSFYFWHTGIDTIGAEKTGQFTHLMPIFGSMLAFVFLGERLESFHFVGAIFIALGIYLSLFLKKKKI is encoded by the coding sequence ATGACAACTCAAAGAGTTTATATTTTATTAGCACTTTGTGTTTTATTTTGGTCAGGAAATTTTATTTTAGGAAGATTTGTTAGTTCTAATATACAACCATTAGAACTAGCTTTTTTCAGATGGCTTTTTGTTTTACTTTTAACATCACCTTTATTGTTTTTTCTTGATTTAAAAAAAATTATTAAAGTATATAAAGAGAATTTTTTGTTTCTTACATTATGCTCTTTTTTAGGAATCACACTATTTAATACTTTTTTATATATTGCTTTAAATTTCACCACAGCTACTAATGCACTTTTGATTAATTCAATTATTCCAATTTTAATTTTAGTATTTTCTTTTCTAATTTTAAAAACTAGGATTTCAAAGATTCAAACTTTTGGAATATTATTATCAACTTTTGGAGTGATATTTTTAATATTAAAAGGAGATATCTCTTCAATTTTAGATTTAAGCTTTTCAAAGGGCGATTTATGGGTTGTTGCTAGTTCTATTGTTTGGGCAACATATTCTACAATTATAAAATTAAAACCAAAAGAATTAAACCATATAGAGTTATTCCTTACAATAATTTATGTTGGATTTATACTTTTACTTCCTTGGTATTTTTACCAAGATTATACAATAGAAAGAGAAATTAGCATACTAAAAGAGAATTGGCATTTCTTTTTATATGTTTCATTTTTTGCTTCATTATTATCTTTTTATTTCTGGCATACAGGAATTGACACAATTGGAGCTGAAAAAACGGGCCAATTTACACATTTAATGCCTATCTTTGGTTCAATGTTAGCCTTTGTTTTCTTAGGTGAAAGATTAGAATCTTTCCATTTTGTCGGGGCTATATTTATAGCTCTTGGTATTTATTTATCTTTATTTTTAAAAAAGAAAAAAATATGA